TGGAGGCACTGGTGAACCCAATACCCTTAATGGACATGGTGAGTATGTTTTCTTCGCCAGGTTCATCAGTTGGTTTCAACAACACTTCTGTACCCATGATTTCTTTAATATCACGAACTATGTGAACAAAATTTTCGTCGATTTGCTGAGTGTGAACCTTCAATCTTCCGATATCTTCTTTGCTGATAGTCATGAACACCAAAGCTAACATCAACTGATTTCTGCCAACTACAGCACTGTGAGTGAGCTCTTCCAAAAGATTGAAGGCTACTTTTTCACCTAAATCTTCTGGAAGCATGGCGGCAGCACCTACACCTTCAGCTATAATTCTCCAACCCTTCTTCAGCTCAGCTACTAAGGTAACTCCAAAGCCTGGAGACTTGCCGGAGTTTTCTCCTCTCCATACATCTGCAGTGATGTTGACTTCTACACCCGTGGGTCTTAAGACCTTTCTGGCAGAATCAATGATTCTGTTCACTATGGAAGGAGAAACTCTGGTACAGTAAGCAACACCTCTGATGGCAGAAAACTTTGGAATATCTACGGCATGCATTGTGAGAGGTTGGGGAATGAGCGAGTTGCACATTAAGTGTACTTCACCTCCTCCCAAAGGTGCGGAACCTCTCTTGAGGATATGTAAAGATACTTCTCTGACTCCGAACTTTTCCATTATCGGTATCAAGCCCCATTTGATAGATTCGGGTGTGGCATCGTTGGTCTTTTCGCTAGCAGTTACGCCCTTGAAAATAAtggaaaacttcttcttagaAAAGGGAGCCAAATAAAGCATGGGTTCTACAAAATATCCAACAGGCTTATTGGCAGGGCAGTTGTGCACCAATTCCccaccaatgatgattcCCGGACGATATATTATGGTAGTACCAGTGTAGGAAATTTCTATGTGAGAACCATTGGTAACGGCTTCAAGCAATCTTAAGAAGGACACTTCGTGGTCTCTGAGACCCGGATTGACATCTTGTGATctgatcttggaaatcttgatggcttttccagaaagagTCGAGAGAATTAACCGCAAACGGAAATTTCTATGACCCTCGAACGCTATTGGTGAGGACATGCTTTGAGTGATATGATTCTGGAGAATTTAGAGGAAATGCAATCAATactcaagaagaaatggcaTTTATGAAGAATCTGAGTAAAGAATGAatacaagaagagaagctcatcttgaaaaatttcgaCCGTGATCAAAGTCATGTGACACATAGATTAAATCTATACTGAATTATGTAGCAGTCTAGTACATGAAAGTAACGTTAAATAACAGGATTGAGGAAGGACATTCTAGGGAATGTACTACAAATTGCCCCTAAAAGTGCCTATATGAAGATATTCTCTCTTTTACGGTCCTCTCTTTTCTGATTGTTCTTTGGGCTACTCTCATATTAAATCTAGAAATCTTCATTCAGGCCTCACTCTCCTTTTTTCGCGTGCACTGGCGAAGTACTGGCCTCATAGTTAACGAATTGTACAAATTCAATAACATAAATTCCATAATTCTGTTCAATCTCtaacttcattttctttcttcaacctTTTCCATACtcatattctttcttttttctAGCTTGTACATTCCATCATCACATAATAATGTCGGAAGACAATGCAATGAAGCGGCCAGCGTCAGATTCTGAGCTGAGTCTGAAGAAACCCAAACTAGACCACGACGAAAATGATCAACTCAATGATTTGTTCGCCGATACACTTCCAGACTTTGACAGTAAACATCACGCTAACGAGCATGGCGAGGATCTTCATAGCAATCCCCTTGACTTCGGCACAGATCCTCTAGCCATTGATTTCGACAACATACCCTCGAACCTTCTTGAAGCACTTCCAGCTGCTACagacaatatcaacaatacAAGCAACAGTAACAACAGTAACAACGATATCAATAATAATAACAGCATTAGTAATAGtaacaatatcaataacGTCAATGTGACCAGTAATATATcaggttctggttctggttctggtccactttcttcaaatgtaCGAGCCACTCCTAATGCCacaacttcttcctcttcatccTTCGGAAAGTCAGCATCTCCACTCGATGGCAAACTAACGGAAAAACAGTCGGTCACCCCCATTAAGACAGAAGTACGTGAAGGTGATTCgttgttgtcttcttctgttgtcAATAGACCTTTGGGTCCTTCCACAGCAGTTCATTCTTCGACAACTGTACCAACAACTTCGATATCTAGTGGTAACCTTGCAGGACAGGTTCCTGCGCCAGTTCTGAGCGTTTCTGCCATTCAGTTCCCTCAAAGCACATTCCAGCAGAATAGAGACTTGCCACCTGTTAGTTCGGCGTCTTTGGCTGATACCAAAGAAAAACAGCTTGATCCCAGTAAGTTGAACGACGccattgctgctgctggtgtcGATATCCAGCGAGAGGAAGAATTGTTGACCATACAGCAGACTCGTACTACTGATGTTTCCAGAGATCTTAGGCAGTTTTTGAGATCTTCGAAACCCCCAGCATTCTTGAATCCGTACCATGTAGCATCTTTCATGAATAGAGTGGCCCGTGAGAATGGAGTCCAGCAAAACTTTCTTCAGGACGGCGACCTCTTAGAGCTCATGTCAGCTCTGTGCGAAATGTGGTTGTCGTCCATTTTGGGTAAGACCGTCTTGTTGTCGCGCCATCGTCGTCGTGGTATTCCACAGCCTACGAATGCCAAAAACGGTAAAAAAGCGTCTAGCAACGCCAATTCAGCTCCAAGATCTGAATTGTCAAAGGAGTTGAGAAACTTGGCAGTTAGACAGAAAGAGctagaagaaagaagaatcagcAAGAGAATAATGTTGGGTTTGGAAAAAAATGGTGCGGATCCTGATGGAGACCAAAACGGAGACTCCAAGGCTGGAGCTGAAGAGACTTTACACAGAGCTGCCAATGCCACAGCAGCCATGATGACTATGAAGACCGGTGTCAAGAAGTACTCATGGATGACATCTACTTCGTCGGCTGGTGCTGATACTGCCAAGGCTGGCGCGGATACCGAAAAAGGAAAGCAGAGTGCTCTTTTGTCCGTGAGAGGTGACAATGGCTTGAGATTTAGAGAAATCAGATCAGGCAACACCATCACCATGAAGGATATCTTGGGAGCTATTGAAGGCGAAAGAATGGGAACGCAGAGGGCCATCATCAAAGGTTAcgccaagttgaaagattAACTGAATAGCTACAGAAATAGCATGCAAGATTACATATTCTAATACAAAAAGTCTAACTTAAATAACTTGGATTTGTAGTTGAGTGGTTTTGATAATATGACAAATGGGAACTGCCAGCTTTTCGTAATCGAAGAGCATTTGCGAAAAAAGACTTGGATAcgaatatttcaatttcaccaaGACCCAATACTGCGACAATTATTAcaatattgttgttgtatttTGTCAGTGGTAGTAGCATTCCCTGATCAGTACCAGGAGCTGAACCAAAATATTTCTATCTGCAGAGGTTGAAAAGTCCTTGCAGAAATCTTGTTTTAGCATGGCATTCTATTCTGCGCAAATATTACCAACCTCTCGAGTATATATCTTAGGAATTCAGCAAAATTAGTGTCTCCTTTCTTATTCTTGCGTGTATCACCTAACTTTACAGAATACTAGATGAAACTCTTCTTACATTGTAGACTCCAGTTTATAGAGCTGCGAATTCTTAGCTACGacggttgcaaaatggtCGTGCGCGGCAGATCACAACAAAAACATATAAACAAACACGATTTTCCACTCCTAAACAATTTTAATCCTTTTTTCTCTACAGCAATGGATTTCAATTTGTCAGCATATTTCAACGCCTTTGACGTGGACAAAGAGTATACTGTCGATGTGGCGGATATAGACGGCAAACTCGAGAGTGTCACTAACTCTGTAGCCACTAGCCCCGACTGTCTCAACTACAACACTGACttgtttgaagatgtcatAGAATTAATCCACGGCTATCCTTCGCTTGAGGGAAAGCACCAGAAACAGCTAGCTTACCTCGTCACTTCCTCCTTCAATGCTATAGGTCACCAGTACAAAAGTGTTGTGGAGAGTGGCGACTTTGTAGATTCTCTTGATACGTGCAAGGCATCTCTAGAGAAATATGGCTACTTGACATTTGTACTAGCTAAGCATTTAAGCAAAGAAGACCATACGCGTGTTATTGGAAAGGGTAAAACAGCTGCGGGAACTCTTGCTCTTGCCAAATGGAAGTCCAACTGCGTCCAAGTCGAAGACTTTCTTACCTCAGTTGTCACAGTTTTAGATACAGACTTACTGAAGGTATTTGTCACTACGCCTGAAAGAGACttgtttgtagaattgTTCACCAGACCCATTATGAACTTGATGGAAAGCCCGGAAAGAATGAAAGTAGTCTCTATCAAGTTGCTCCTCTTCAGAGCCATCTCGCTAGCAGTCAAGTTCCATGGTCATTCCGTCATCATTCAGCATTCAATTATCCAGTGTCTTACCTACTACGTTCACTTACCTAATTATATGGCAGAGTTGCTTCACATATTATCGGAAGAGTACGACTATATGGTGCttacagaagaagttcttcgTGAAATTTCACAGACCCAGTTCAACTCCAATGATACCAATGGACCAAGGGCAGTGTCTGATTTCTTGATTAAACTCTCAGAACTCAGTCCCAgattgattttgaagcAAATGTCTTGCACAGCACAGCTATTGGACAACAGTAATCAGACGTTGAGATGCTCTGTAGTCGAAGCGTGTGGCAATATTGTAGTTGACATCATCAAAAGCAGTGCAGAGTTGGAGGACGAAGATGGCCACAACGGTTCTCAGCAAGTGGATGGTCTTTTGgatcttctccaagaacgATTCTTGGATCAAAACCCCTATGTTAGAACGAAAGCTTTCCAGGCCATGACTA
This window of the Scheffersomyces stipitis CBS 6054 chromosome 6, complete sequence genome carries:
- a CDS encoding predicted protein (go_function RNA-3'-phosphate cyclase activity); protein product: MSSPIAFEGHRNFRLRLILSTLSGKAIKISKIRSQDVNPGLRDHEVSFLRLLEAVTNGSHIEISYTGTTIIYRPGIIIGGELVHNCPANKPVGYFVEPMLYLAPFSKKKFSIIFKGVTASEKTNDATPESIKWGLIPIMEKFGVREVSLHILKRGSAPLGGGEVHLMCNSLIPQPLTMHAVDIPKFSAIRGVAYCTRVSPSIVNRIIDSARKVLRPTGVEVNITADVWRGENSGKSPGFGVTLVAESKKGWRIIAEGVGAAAMLPEDLGEKVAFNLLEELTHSAVVGRNQLMLALVFMTISKEDIGRLKVHTQQIDENFVHIVRDIKEIMGTEVLLKPTDEPGEENILTMSIKGIGFTSASKKIA
- a CDS encoding transcription factor TFIID subunit (go_function transcription initiation factor activity~go_component transcription factor TFIID complex~go_process transcription initiation); translated protein: PVSSASLADTKEKQLDPSKLNDAIAAAGVDIQREEELLTIQQTRTTDVSRDLRQFLRSSKPPAFLNPYHVASFMNRVARENGVQQNFLQDGDLLELMSASCEMWLSSILGKTVLLSRHRRRGIPQPTNAKNGKKASSNANSAPRSELSKELRNLAVRQKELEERRISKRIMLGLEKNGADPDGDQNGDSKAGAEETLHRAANATAAMMTMKTGVKKYSWMTSTSSAGADTAKAGADTEKGKQSALLSVRGDNGLRFREIRSGNTITMKDILGAIEGERMGTQRAIIKGYAKLKD